The following DNA comes from Candidatus Binataceae bacterium.
TACCGAAGCTTCAACTCAGACGCAAGTTAAATGTGCGGCCGGCGCCACGCGGGTCACGCGCGATGCTGTAGCGGTCCGCTGACGAGCGCGCCGGGGCCGCAATTCTCGGCCGCCGGGCGATTAGCTGTCAGGCCGTCGATCGCGCTGATCAAGATGCTCTTCTTGACGGGCTTGGCGACGTGACGATCCGCGCCCGCCTCCAGCGTGCGGCGAACATCATCCTCGAGCGCCGACGCGGTGAGCGCGATAATCGGCAGCCGCGGCGCTGCCAGCGTCTGCTCCCATTCGCGAATCGCGCGCGTCGCCTCCAGGCCATCCATCACCGGCATCTGGATGTCCATCAAGATCACGTCGTACTTGCCGTTCTTGACCTTGGCGACTGCGATCGCGCCGTCCTCGGCTTCGTCGAGCGCGTAGCGCGGATTCTTGAGATAAGCCCGCACCAGCAATCGATTGTCGGGTGAGTCATCGACCAGCAGAACTCGCAGCGAGGGCTTGGCAGGCTCAACCGCTTCTTTCTTGTTTGCCACTGCAGGCGCAGCGGCCGGCGCTGCCTCGGGATTTGCCTCACGCTTATGCGACATCGCAATTGCGATCGACTCATAGAGGTCCGCGCGCCGCACCGGTTTGACCAGGTGCGCATCGAGGCCATACTTGCGCGACTTCGCGATTTCCGATTTCAGATCGTCCGACGAGAGCATCATCACCGAAAGCGCTCCGTAGCTGAGCGATTTGATCCGCTCCGCGACTTCGAAGCCGTCCATCCCCGGCATGCGGCAGTCGAGCAGAATCAACCGATAGGGCTTGGCGCTCTTGCTCGAAGCCTCCAGCATCGCGAGCGCCGTCGCTCCATTGTCGGCTTGATCGACGATCGCGCCGCGGCTCGCCAGCATCTCCCGCAGGATGAGTCGATTGACTGCTTGGTCATCGACGACCAGCACGCTCACCCCTGACAGGACGGCGGTGAGGTTGCGAGTCTTTTCGACAACCGCTGCGCACGGTCCGTCAACCACGGTGAAGCTGGCTGTGAAGTGAAACGCGCTGCCCTTGCCGACCTCGCTCTCGACCCACACCTCGCCGCCCATCAGCGTGACGAGCCGCTTGACGATCGTAAGTCCGAGTCCGCTGCCGCCGTACCTGCGCGTGGTCGAAGAATCGGCCTGCGTAAATGCGGAGAAAATCTGATCGAGTTTGTCCTTGCTGATCCCGATGCCGGAATCGACGACTGAGAAGTGCAGCCAGCCCGGTTCGGCGTTCGGGCAGCGCTCGACATTGAGCACGATCTGTCCGTGCTCGGTGAACTTGACCGAGTTGCCGATCAGGTTCACAAGGATTTGCCGCAGCCGCAGCGGATCGCCAATCAGATGGAGCTGAACGTCCGGCGCGATATGCGCGGCGAGCTCTACTCCCTTGCTGTCCGCGCGCAGCGCCAGCGTCTCGACCACCCGATCGGTCACTCCTTCGAGATCGAATTCGACTTGCTCGAGTTTGAACTTTCCAGTCTCGACGCGCGCCAGGTCCAGGATGTCGTTGAGCAAGCTGAGCAGCGCCGCGCCGTTGTTGGTCATGATATTAAGGAACCTGCGCTGATCCGGACTGAGGTTGGTCTCCTCGAGCAGCTCTGCCATGCCGAGAATGGCGTTCATCGGCGTGCGAATCTCGTGCGACATGGTCGACAGGAATTCCGACTTGGCGCGCGATGCCGTGAGCGCGGCCTCGCGCGCCGCAACCAGCTCGGCGGTGCGCTCGTCGACCTGGTGCTCGATACGCTCGTTAACCATCTCGAGGTCGGCCCGATGCGCCGCCATTTTTTTCATCTCGCGAGTACTCTGAACGATCGAGACCGAGAGAAAAATATCCTCGAATACCACCCACGCGCTGTGCTCGAGCCACCGCCATTGTTGGACGACCAGCACACCGTAAACGCACTGCGGGACATATTGCCCAAACAGGTAGTGATGCAGCGCCACCACGGCCGAGGCTGTGAGCAGGACCTTCCAGTCGCGGTAAAAAGCTAGAAACGCGAGCGAGCCGAAAATATGAAAATGAAATTCGATCCGTCCATTGCCAACGTTGATCAGAAGCGCGCACATCAGCATCTGACAGACCGCGATCGTGTGACGCGTGAGAACGGTGCCCGAATAGTACAGCGCCAGGCCGACCGTGAGCGCCGTGATCGCGCCACCCAGCAGCACGACGAACATCATCCGCGACAGTCCAGGTATCGGATCGTTGCTGAAGAGCGGCGGAATCCACCACGCCGCCAGCATTGCGCCCAGCCACTGCAGTGGCATCAGCACTGCGAACAGTTGATCGGTGCAGTGAAAGAAGTACTCGCGCGTGCCGTCAAAGATCGCCCGCGCGCGCTCATCCGCGGCGCGATCGATCGCCGAAGGCACGACCACCTCGTGGGCTGAGAGGGTCATGCCTTCCACGCCATCCCCTCCTGGCTGGACGCGGAATTGGCCGCAGGCACGGCTGGCGCCGTTGCGGCCGAC
Coding sequences within:
- a CDS encoding response regulator, whose amino-acid sequence is MTLSAHEVVVPSAIDRAADERARAIFDGTREYFFHCTDQLFAVLMPLQWLGAMLAAWWIPPLFSNDPIPGLSRMMFVVLLGGAITALTVGLALYYSGTVLTRHTIAVCQMLMCALLINVGNGRIEFHFHIFGSLAFLAFYRDWKVLLTASAVVALHHYLFGQYVPQCVYGVLVVQQWRWLEHSAWVVFEDIFLSVSIVQSTREMKKMAAHRADLEMVNERIEHQVDERTAELVAAREAALTASRAKSEFLSTMSHEIRTPMNAILGMAELLEETNLSPDQRRFLNIMTNNGAALLSLLNDILDLARVETGKFKLEQVEFDLEGVTDRVVETLALRADSKGVELAAHIAPDVQLHLIGDPLRLRQILVNLIGNSVKFTEHGQIVLNVERCPNAEPGWLHFSVVDSGIGISKDKLDQIFSAFTQADSSTTRRYGGSGLGLTIVKRLVTLMGGEVWVESEVGKGSAFHFTASFTVVDGPCAAVVEKTRNLTAVLSGVSVLVVDDQAVNRLILREMLASRGAIVDQADNGATALAMLEASSKSAKPYRLILLDCRMPGMDGFEVAERIKSLSYGALSVMMLSSDDLKSEIAKSRKYGLDAHLVKPVRRADLYESIAIAMSHKREANPEAAPAAAPAVANKKEAVEPAKPSLRVLLVDDSPDNRLLVRAYLKNPRYALDEAEDGAIAVAKVKNGKYDVILMDIQMPVMDGLEATRAIREWEQTLAAPRLPIIALTASALEDDVRRTLEAGADRHVAKPVKKSILISAIDGLTANRPAAENCGPGALVSGPLQHRA